GATGAACGAGTCCTCGACGGGCGTCCGCAATCCGATAGAGGAGATCGGCGACGTGGTCGCCGACTACCCGGACACCTACTTCGTCGTCGACGCCGTCTCCGCGCTGGGCGGCGACTACGTCGACATCGACGAACACGACATCGACGTGATCTTCGCCTCCACCCAGAAGGCCTTCGCCATGCCGCCCGGACTCGCGGTCTGCGTCGTCAGCGACGACGCCTACGACCGCGAACTGGAGAAGGGGTCGGCCTCGTGGTACGGCGGCTTCCAGCGCACGATCGACTACTACGACCGGAAGGGCCAGACCCACTCCACCCCGGCGATCCCGGTCATGCTCGCCTACCGCAAGCAGATGAAGTACATGCTCGAAGAGGGCCACGAGGGCCGCGACGAGCGCCACCGCGAGATGACCGAGTACGTCCACGACTGGGCCGAAGAGCACTTCGATCTGTTCGCCGAAGAAGGCTACCGCTCTCAGACCGTGTCCTGCATCGAGAACACCCAGGACATCGACGTGGCCGCGACCATCGAGCAGGTCTCCGAGGAGTACGACTTCGTGTTCTCGAACGGCTACGGCTCCCAGCTCGGCGAGAAAACCTTCCGCATCGGTCACATGGGCGAACACGACGTCGAGAGCATCGAGGAGCTGACCGACGCCATCGAAGACGTGGCCGACCTCTGATCGCTCGCGGGACCCCAGACAGTGCCCCTGTCGCATCCGACTGTCGACGACGTGCTGGCGATACACGAGCAGATCGTCGAGCGGAGCGACGAGGCGTCCGAGGGCGTCGCGCGGAGGACTCGACGGATCGAGAGGCTCTCGTCCGCCGCCTCTTCGAACGCGACTTCGAGCGCCACCGCGAGATTTACGAGAAACTCGAAGACGAGTAGCCGACCCGATCGGCTCCTGGGACGTTCGTATCGAGAAGCAGTGTCATCGCCGTTCGCGGATGTCGCGAATCGCCTCGACGGCATCGACTTCGACGTCGACGGCCAGCTCCCCCAGCGCGTCGCCCAGCGGGACGCTCTCGTCGTCCTCCGGGTCCGTCGCCGCGAACTCCGCGAGGTCGTCCGTCGTGAGGCTCATGTATCTCGGTCACGCGGCCGTTCGAAAAAATCTGCTGGTGGTTCGTCCTCCGGTCGACCGCCGAGGACCCCGACGTGGAGGCCATGACCGTCGCCGAGGGCGTGTTGGGCGACGATTGACGCCGGAATACGACGCATAACGATGTGTCGACGCGCCGTTCGATCGGCCATGCCCACGCCAGCCCGTCGGGACGGGTCGATCGCGCGACGCTCGCTCTCGGAGACCCAGGCGCGGCTCCTCTCGTATCTGTGCGACCGGGTCGACGGGACCGCCTACCTGAAGGCCAAGCACGTCGCCGACGAGCTCGATCTGTCCTCGAAGGAGGTCGGTATCAACATGGGGATCCTCGCCGACCGAACCGACGACGTGACGATCGAGCAGTGGGGCCGCTCGTCGAGCACGACCTGGAAAGTGAGCGCGCGGGACTGAGTTCCGGGGAGCGCGGGTCGGGCGGTTCGCACCGACGGTTCAAAGAGGGTGCCGCCGCGAGAGAGGGGCAATGACCGACGACGCGGCCGACATACCCGCGGACAACCCCTATCTCGCCGAGCCCTCGACCGACTTCGACCCGGTCGAGGCCCTCACTGGAACCGACGCGGAAGCCCAGGCCGAGCGGCTCCGCGAGGCGATCCGCTATCACGACCAGCGCTACTACGTCGAGAACGACCCCGCCATCGACGACCGGAGGTACGACGCGCTGTTCTCGCGACTGCGCGACCTCGAAGAGCGGTTCGACGTGCAGACCCCGGACAGCCCGACCCGGCGCGTCGGTGGCGCCCCCCGCGACGAACTGCCGGACGTCGAGCACGTCGCACCGATGCGCTCTATCGACCAGGGCGGCGAAGCCGAAGACGCCCGCGAGTTCGACCGCCGCGTCCGCGAGGGGCTCGACTCCGCGGACTGGGACGGGGAGATCGAGTACTACTGCGAGCCGAAGTTCGACGGTCTCTCGGTCGAGGTGGTCTACGAGGACGGCGTCTTCGAGCGCGCGGCGACCCGCGGCGACGGCCAGGTGGGGGACGACGTGACCGAGAACGTCCGCACCATCCCGAGCGTCCCTCAGCGCCTGCGCGGCGACTACCCCGAGTTCCTCGCGGTCCGGGGCGAGGTGTACATGCCAAAGCCCGCCTTCCAGGACTACAACCGCGAACTCGTCGAACGCGGCGACGACCCCTTCGCCAACCCCCGCAACGCCGCCGCCGGCACGCTCCGCCAGCTCGACCCCTCCGTCACCGCCGAGCGCCCGCTCTCCGTGTTCTTCTTCGACGTCCTCGACGGGGTCGAGTTCGACACCCGCTGGGAGATGCACGAGACTCTCCCCGAGTGGGGGCTGCGGACCTGCGATCGGACCGAACTCGTCGACGATATCGAGGCGGCCGTCGACTACCGCGACGCCCGACTAGACGAACGGGACGACCTGGACTACGAGATCGACGGCGTCGTCGTCTCCGTGAACGACACCGACGCCTGCGACGAACTGGGCACCACTTCGCGGGCGCCCCGCTGGGCCTTCGCCTACAAGTTCCCCGCCCGCAGCGAGCACACGACGGTCCGGGACGTGGTCGTTCAGGTCGGCCGAACCGGACGGTTGACCCCCGTCGCGCTGATGGACCCCGTCGAGGTCGGCGGCGTCACGGTCTCGCGGGCCTCCCTGCACAACCCCGCGGAGATCGAGCGCCTCGGCGTCGACGTGGGCGACGGGGTGCGCGTCCGCCGCGCGGGCGACGTGATCCCCGAGGTCGCCGAGGTGACCGACGCCGACGGGGAGGGCCACTTCGCGTTCCCCGACGAGTGCCCGGTCTGCGGGAGCGCCGTCGAGCGCGACGGGCCGATGGCCTTCTGTTCCGGTGGACTGGGCTGTCCCGGTCAGCGCGAGCGGTCGGTCCAGCACTACGCCTCCCGCACGGGACTCGATATCGAGGGCGTCGGCGAGGAGCGCGTCCAGCAGCTGCTCGACGCCGGCCTGGTCGACGACGTGGCAGACCTCTACGAACTGACCGTCGACGACCTCACCGACCTGGAAGGGTGGGGCGAGACCAGCGCCGAGAACCTGGTCGCCGAACTCGACGACGCCCGCGAACCGCCGCTCGCCGACTTCCTCACCGCCGTCGGCATTCCGGAGGTCGGCGAGACCGTCGCGGCCTCGCTCGCACGGTACTTCGGCACCTTCGACGCCGTCCGCGAGGCAGGCGAGGACGACCTGCAGGCCGTCTCCGACGTTGGGCCGACCGTCGCCGCCGAGATCCGGGACTTCTTCGACAGCGAGGCCAACCGGGACGTGCTGGACCGGTTGCTCGCCCACGTCGACCCCCAGGAGGCCGAGACTTCGACCGGCGACGCTTTAGCGGGGCTGACCTTCGTCTTCACCGGCTCGCTCGACGGCTACACCCGCAGCGACGCCCAGGACCTGGTCGAGCGGGCCGGCGGCTCGGCGACCAGCAGCGTCTCGGGCAACACGGACTTCCTCGTGACCGGCGAGAACCCCGGGCAGACCAAGCGCGACGACGCCGCCGAGCACGACGTGCCGATCCTCGACGGCGTCGAGGCGTTCGAGTCGAAACTGCGTGAGTACGGCGTCGAGGCAGCGGACTGAGCCGGACCGCGAGCGGGCCGCTCCCGGTTTCGTCGATACCCGAGCGAACTCCCAGCGGCGGGACCGCGAAAAAACGAGGCCCGGCCGAACCGCGACCGACGGTCAGAGGTCGACGCGGTCGAAGGTGTAGTAGCTGACCGCGGCGGCGAGCCCGATCCAGAGGAGGAGACTCACGAAGACGGCGGGGTCGGAGAAGTAGACGGGGAGGCCGGACCCGCCGGTCTGGCAGACGGTCTGGTTGCGGAACATGGTCTGGCGAACCTGCGGGGTGCCGCCGAGCACGTCGCCGCAGATGACGCCCATGGCCTCGGAGCCCTGCTGGAACATGCCGTAGCGGGCGGTGGTCGCGGCGCCCGCGCCCTCGCCGAGCATCGAGTTGGTGAGCGTCCTGTACGCCTGGGTCGGGCTGAGCAGCTTGACGAACAGGACGATCTGCCAGCGCAGCGCCTCCCCGATCCCGGCGAAGTCGGCCAGCAGGTCGCCGATCGAGTTCGCGAGGGAGTTCCAGGCGAAGGAGAGGTAGAAGTAGACGATGCCGGCGCCGGCCAGCGACCGGAGGTTCGTCGACATCGCGCCGGAGATGCTGACGACGACGGCGGTGAAGACCACGGTGAAGACGACCGTGTACAGGACGAACCACGCGAAGACGCCGAGCTTGAAGGTGAACGGCGAGACGGCGAAAAACAGGCCCGTCAGGCCGAGCGCCGCGAGCAGCGGGACGCCGACGACGGCGCTGCGGCCGACGACCTTCCCGACGATCACGTCGCGGCGGGAGAACGGCAGCGACAGGAGCACCTTCAGCGACCCGCTGGTGCGCTCGTCGGAGACGGCCGCGTAGGCCGCGAAGATGGCGACGATGGGAACCAGCAGCGTGACGATGTCCAGGTACGGCCGAGAGATCGCCACCTGGAGGCCGAACTCCTGCAGGCGCCGCGGCACCTGCTCGGCACCGCGCAGGGTCCACCAGTTGCGCGCCGCCGGGATGACGAACAGCGTCGTGAACAGGAAGGAGAGAACCCACAGCCCCTTCGATCGGATGGCGTCGCGGAACTCCTTTTTGGCGACCGGGTACCAGTCGAAGGTCTCGCGAAGCGCGCCGTCGAGACCGCCGCCGCCGCTCTCGGCGTCCGCGCTCATCGGTCCGCACCTCCCTCGGCGTCGTCGGCCTTCGCATCGCCGTCGGCGTCCGTATCGCTCCCGCCGCCCGCGGTCGCCGCCGGGGTGGCGTCGGTCTCGGCGTCGGTGTAGGCGGCGAACAGGTCTTCGAGCGACGCCTCCTCGGTCTCGAAGTCGTCGACCGCGATCCCGGCGTCCTCGATCGCAGTGAGGACGCTCATCTTCGCGTCGCTGTCGACCGCGACGACGAGGTCGTCACCCTCTACGGTCGCGCCTTCGACCGCCGGAACCTCGTGTGCGGCCTCGGCGGCGGCATCCGCATCGTCGGGGTCGACGCTGACGACCAGTCGCGTCCCGGTGTCGGTCGCCCCGCGCAGGCCCCCGACGGTATCGACGGCGATCACCTCGCCGTCCTGGAGGATGGCGACGCGGTCGCAGACCGATTCGACCTGCCCGAGGATGTGACTGGAGAAGAAGACGGTCGCTCCCCGCTCGTTCTCCTCGCGGACGATCTGTCGCATCAGGCGCGCGCCGTTGGGGTCCAGTCCCGAGGAGGGCTCGTCGAGGATCAGCAGATCGGGCTCGCCGACCAAGGCCATGCCCAGCGCGAGCCGCTGGGCCATCCCGCGGGAGTACCCCCCGACCTTGCGGTCGAGGTCCTCGCGGTCGAGGCCGACGCGGTCGGCGATGGCCTCGGGGTCGGGGTCGGCCCGCTTTGCCTCGCCGACGAACTCGAGGTGGTGGCGACCGGTCAGGCGGTCGTACAGGTCGTAGCCCTCCGGGAGCACCCCCAGTCGCTCACGGATGGTCTCCGACTCCTCGCGGGCGTCGAGACCGAGCACTTCGGCCGAGCCCGCGGTCGGCCGGACGAAGTCGAGGAGGATGTCGATGGTCGTCGTCTTGCCGGCGCCGTTGGGCCCCAGAAACCCGAACACGTCCCCGTCCTCGACGGTCATGTCGACCCCCCGCAAGGCGGTGACGTCGTCGAAGCGTTTCGTCACGCCGTCGAGTTCGATCGCTGGCATGGCCGGGCCTTTCGCGCCCTCCGATTTAGGTTTTGATACACTTTCGACCCCCCGACCGACGAGTCCGTCGGGGTAGTGGTGGCGCGGGCGGCGGGCGGCCCGCGGGGTGCGGTGGACGCCGGCCACGCCCGGACGCCGGTCTCACACCTCGTCGTCGGGGTCGTGCGAGTCGGCCATCGACCGGGCCTGGGTCGCGTAGCGCTCGCGCTCGTCGTCGGCCGTCGGCTCTAGCTTCTCGGAGTCGACGTCGACGGCCGCGGTCGTGGGTTTGCGCGAGAGCAACTGGAAGGACAGCTGTTTGGTGAGGTGGCGCTCGCCGTCGGTGGTGGCGTACACCAGCGTGACGAGGTTCTCGTCGCGGGAGATCCGGTCGACCAGCCAGCACCTGACCGTGTCGTCGCTCATACCGTCACGTGGAACGGCGCGGGTTTGTAGCCAGCGGATCGAGCGGTGGCGGGTCGCCGCCTCCTCGTCGGCCCCGCCCAGGGTCACGTCGACGAGCGCGGTCGGAACGAGGCCGGTGTCGTCCGCTCGGCACACTCGCGGCGCGCGACCGCGACGCCGGCGACGTGTTCGACCAGCAACGCGGTCGCGAGCGCCCCCGATCCGACGATATCGGGCGCGAGGCCGACGCCGAGGTCGGCGAGCGGGTCGCCGCTCGCGACTCCCGTCTCCAGAGCGAGCCAGGCGGTCGCGCCGGCGGCGGTGACGAGGCTGTAGCCGACGGTGCTGGGGTCGACGAGTCGCGACCCCAGCGGCGCCCCCCGGAGGGCGTCGACCTCGGCGGTGTGCTGGAGCGCCAGCGCGACGGCGAAGGCGACACTGCCGACGAACGCGCCGCGGGAGCCGCCGATAGCGGCGACGACGGCCAGCCACCCCGTCCAGACCGCGGTCTCGCTGAGCGCGACGCCCAGTGTTCGCCCGAGCGGGAACCCGACTGCGGAACCGTTGACCGCCAGGTCGACCAGGAACTGGCAGACGAGGAAGGCGACGGCGAGCACCACCGCGCCGACGGCGACGTCCCGAGCGGCGGGGCTCGCGCCGGCGAGCAACGCCAACCAGATCGACAGCGCCGCCGCTTCGACGCCGGTGACCGCCACGACCAGCACCCAGCGACAGGCCGCCGCGAGCACTCCCCGTCGGAAGACGTCGACCATGCGTCGCGCTCGCGCGGTGACCCACGTAGTTATCCGCCACCTACCGGCGACTGCACGGGTATCAATCGAGAGACTCCGGGCCACAGTTTCAAGACCCAGCGCGAGACAGGGGGTCACATGTCCCGACTCCGCGGAGTGCTCGACAGCGTCCGGGGGACGGGTGGGCGGGCGTGGGCCGGGTCCGTCGACGACCTGTGCTACGACGGCGAGTCGATCCGCGAGCGCGTCGAACTGGGCGAGGGCACTCGGGTCGTCGTCACGACCCACCGCCTGCTAGCGTTTACGCCCGACCGCGACGGAGAGAACTACCGCGCCGTCGAGCTGCCGAACGTCGCCGACGTGCGCGAAGGCCACGAGGGCGAGGACAACCTCATCCGACAGGGCGCCCGGCTCGGCGTCTACGGCGTCGTCCTGCTCGCAGTGGGCGTCTTCGTCGACTTCGGGTCGTTCGTCCCGACCGACGCGTTCGCGGGCGCCGGTGCCGGCCAGCTCGGGATGGGGGGGCTGCTCTCGATCCTCCAGCGGTTCCTCTCGCTGATCGCCCGCATCGACGAGTTCGCGCGGCTGATCGGCGCCTTCCTCGTGCTGTTCGCCGTCTTCGTCTTCGCCGTCTACCTGCTGACTCGCGACCGCGTGCTCGAAGTGACCGTCGCCGGCGACGACGACCCGATCCGCGTCCCCGCCGACGACGACACCATCGACGGCGCCGTCGCCGACCTGGAAGTCGTCCTGTTCGGGTCGGACGGGTCGGCCGAACCCGACGACGGCCCGCCCGAAGGTGCCGCGAGCGGCTCGGAGACCGGGAGCACGGACCCGCTCGGCGGGCGGTGAGCCCGGACGGGCCGGACCGCTCGGCGGTCCGCACTCCGTCTCGAGTTCAGTGGCCGGTGACGCCGACGGCCTCGTAGGGTTCTTCGAGGTACTCGCGCTCCGAGTCGCTCAGGTCGATCTCGACGGCTTCCACGGCGTCTTCGAGGTGGTCGACGCTGGAGACGCCGAGGATCGGCGCGTCGACGGCGGGCTGGTGGAGGAGCCACGCCAGCGAGATCTGGGCCATCGAGACGCCCTTCTCCGCGGCGAGTTCCTGGACCCGTTCGTTGGTCTCGACGCCGCCGCCGGCGCGGTAGTGTTCGTCGATCCGCTCGCTGCGCTCGGCGGCGTCGTTGGCGCCGCGCTCGGTGGATTCGAACTCGTCGTCCGGCCGCGCGAGATAGCCCCGGCCGAGCGGGCTCCACGGGATGGCGCCGACGCCCCGCTCCTCACAGAGCGGCAGCATCTCCCGTTCCTCTTCGCGGTAGACGAGGTTGTAGTGGTTCTGCATCGTCTCGAAACGGTCGAGGCCGAGCCGGTCGCTCGCGTGGAGCGCCTCGGCGAACTGGTAGGCCCACATCGAGGAGGCGCCCAGATACCGGACCTTCCCGCGGCGCACCGCGTCGTCCAGTGTTCGAAGCGTGGTCTCGATCGGGGTGTCCGGGTCCCACCGGTGGATCTGATACAGGTCGACCGTGTCGACGCCCAGCCGGTCGAGCGAGTTGTCGAGTTCCTGCTCGATGGTCTTCCGGGAGAGGCCCGCGGCGTTGGGGTGGTCGTCGACGCCGGGGAACCGGACCTTCGTCGCGATCACCTGCTCGTCGCGGTCGTACTCGGCCAGCGCGTCGCCGAGGATCGACTCGGACTCGCCGGCGTTGTAGACGTTGGCCGTGTCGAAGAAGTTCACACCCAGCTCGACCGCGCGGTCGACGATCTCCGTCGCCGTCTCCCGGTCGACGTTCCAGCCCTCGCCCGACTCGCTGAAGCTCATACAGCCGAGACAGATCTCGCTGACGCTCGTTCCCGTGCTCCCGAGTGTCGTGTACTCCATGCGGGCCGCACGAGTGGGCGAGGAAAGTGCCTGTGGGAACCGGCGGGTCGCTCCCCCTCGGTCCGCTCCCACGGCTCACATCGCTCACGGGGACACTCGCTCCTCCCCTCCGAGCGCGCGCTCGCCTCGTTCGCTCGCCGACCGCGTGACCCGATACAGCGAGCGGACGACCGGGAGAACGCATTTATCCACCGCCGGACATACACCGCCCGTGAACCTCGTTGCGGTCGGCCTCGGCGTCTTCCTGGTCGCGTTCGCCGTGTATATCGTCGGCGACCCAGTGAACCGGGTCCGGCTGTGGACCGCCACACGCGAGTACGAGCGTGACCCGACGGGTGCGAAGGAGACCCAGCGGACGAGGACGGTCGTCTACGCCACCGCCGTCGGCGCAACCGGGCTCCTGTTCGTCGCGCTCGGGGTGGCGCTCTGACGCGTCTCGGCCGGCGAGCAGCCGGTGGGGCTCCCGAGGCCCAGCGATCGGCGCGTCACCCGCACGGAGCAGGCACCCACCCCGCGGACGCAGGGTTCAAATCCGCCGAGTCGCTACCGACGAGCGATGGATCCCGACGCGGTCCGGGACCGAGCCGGCGAGTTGCCCGCCGAGCCCGGCGTCTACCAGTTCCTCGCCCGCGAATCGCGCGGCCGAGCGAAGCGAGGCCACGGAACTGACGAGCGGCGAAGCCGCGAGTCCCGCGGGTCGGGCGTGGCCGACGGTGACGGCGGCGATCCGGCCGACGCCGAGTCCGTCGGAGCCGACGCCGACCTCGCCGAGACGGACTCCTACGAACGGGTCCTCTACGTCGGGAAAGCGGTGAACCTGCGGAGTCGCGTGCGGTCGTACGCCGACCCGCGCAGCGAGCGCATCCGGCGGATGGTCGCCGCGGCCGAGTCCGTCGAGGTGGCGGTCACCGACACGGAGACCCAGGCCCTCCTCCTCGAAGCGAACCTGATCAAACGGCATCGGCCGCGGTACAACGTCCGGCTGAAAGACGACAAGTCCTACCCGCTGGTCCAGCTGACCGCTCACGAGTTTCCCCGGATCGAGATCACCCGCGACCCCGCTCCGGGCGCGACCGTCTTCGGCCCGTTCACCGACAAGGGCCGCCTGGAGACCGTGGTCAAGGCCGTCCGCGAGACCTACGGCCTGCGGGGCTGTTCGGACCACAAGTTCGAAAACCGCGACCGGCCGTGTCTCGACCACGACATCGGCCTCTGTTCGGGTCCCTGCGTCCCCGAGACCGACGTGGACGGCGAGGCCTACGTGGGCGACGCCGAGGCGGTCGAGCGGTTCTTCGAGGGGGAGACGGGGGCGCTGGCGGACCCGATCCGCCGCGAGATGGAGGCCGCGGCGGGCGACCGGGAGTTCGAGCGGGCGGCGAACTGCCGCGACCGGCTGGACGCGGTCGAAGCGATCCACGGCGAGGCCGGCGACGCGGTGGCGAACGAGGGCCGCCACGAGGACGCCGAGCGCGAGCGGGCGGTGGACGTGCTCGGCGTCGCCGTCGAGGGCGAGACCGCGACGGTCGCGCGCCTGCACAGCGAGGACGGCAAGCTTGTCGACCGCGAGCGCCACACGCTCGACGCGCCGGCGGGCGAACGCGCCGGTGCGGTGTTGGCGGCCTTTATCACCCAGTTCTACGCCGAGCGCGAGCTGCCCGACGCCGTCCTCTGTTCGGACCACCCCGACGACGCCGACCTGGAGGCGTGGCTGGAGCGGGAGGG
This DNA window, taken from Halosimplex litoreum, encodes the following:
- a CDS encoding pyridoxal-phosphate-dependent aminotransferase family protein, with translation MSKKQEYTGDYDDKTLYIPGPTEVREDVIDEMAQPMFGHRMDRMTDLYTTIVEDTKEFLGTDNEVVILTASGTEFWESTTLNLVDENILVPTCGSFSERHANVAERLGKDVDRLEYEWGEAIKPEDIRAELEESDKHYDVVATVMNESSTGVRNPIEEIGDVVADYPDTYFVVDAVSALGGDYVDIDEHDIDVIFASTQKAFAMPPGLAVCVVSDDAYDRELEKGSASWYGGFQRTIDYYDRKGQTHSTPAIPVMLAYRKQMKYMLEEGHEGRDERHREMTEYVHDWAEEHFDLFAEEGYRSQTVSCIENTQDIDVAATIEQVSEEYDFVFSNGYGSQLGEKTFRIGHMGEHDVESIEELTDAIEDVADL
- a CDS encoding DUF7123 family protein, which encodes MPTPARRDGSIARRSLSETQARLLSYLCDRVDGTAYLKAKHVADELDLSSKEVGINMGILADRTDDVTIEQWGRSSSTTWKVSARD
- the ligA gene encoding NAD-dependent DNA ligase LigA, producing MTDDAADIPADNPYLAEPSTDFDPVEALTGTDAEAQAERLREAIRYHDQRYYVENDPAIDDRRYDALFSRLRDLEERFDVQTPDSPTRRVGGAPRDELPDVEHVAPMRSIDQGGEAEDAREFDRRVREGLDSADWDGEIEYYCEPKFDGLSVEVVYEDGVFERAATRGDGQVGDDVTENVRTIPSVPQRLRGDYPEFLAVRGEVYMPKPAFQDYNRELVERGDDPFANPRNAAAGTLRQLDPSVTAERPLSVFFFDVLDGVEFDTRWEMHETLPEWGLRTCDRTELVDDIEAAVDYRDARLDERDDLDYEIDGVVVSVNDTDACDELGTTSRAPRWAFAYKFPARSEHTTVRDVVVQVGRTGRLTPVALMDPVEVGGVTVSRASLHNPAEIERLGVDVGDGVRVRRAGDVIPEVAEVTDADGEGHFAFPDECPVCGSAVERDGPMAFCSGGLGCPGQRERSVQHYASRTGLDIEGVGEERVQQLLDAGLVDDVADLYELTVDDLTDLEGWGETSAENLVAELDDAREPPLADFLTAVGIPEVGETVAASLARYFGTFDAVREAGEDDLQAVSDVGPTVAAEIRDFFDSEANRDVLDRLLAHVDPQEAETSTGDALAGLTFVFTGSLDGYTRSDAQDLVERAGGSATSSVSGNTDFLVTGENPGQTKRDDAAEHDVPILDGVEAFESKLREYGVEAAD
- a CDS encoding ABC transporter permease subunit, which translates into the protein MSADAESGGGGLDGALRETFDWYPVAKKEFRDAIRSKGLWVLSFLFTTLFVIPAARNWWTLRGAEQVPRRLQEFGLQVAISRPYLDIVTLLVPIVAIFAAYAAVSDERTSGSLKVLLSLPFSRRDVIVGKVVGRSAVVGVPLLAALGLTGLFFAVSPFTFKLGVFAWFVLYTVVFTVVFTAVVVSISGAMSTNLRSLAGAGIVYFYLSFAWNSLANSIGDLLADFAGIGEALRWQIVLFVKLLSPTQAYRTLTNSMLGEGAGAATTARYGMFQQGSEAMGVICGDVLGGTPQVRQTMFRNQTVCQTGGSGLPVYFSDPAVFVSLLLWIGLAAAVSYYTFDRVDL
- a CDS encoding ABC transporter ATP-binding protein → MPAIELDGVTKRFDDVTALRGVDMTVEDGDVFGFLGPNGAGKTTTIDILLDFVRPTAGSAEVLGLDAREESETIRERLGVLPEGYDLYDRLTGRHHLEFVGEAKRADPDPEAIADRVGLDREDLDRKVGGYSRGMAQRLALGMALVGEPDLLILDEPSSGLDPNGARLMRQIVREENERGATVFFSSHILGQVESVCDRVAILQDGEVIAVDTVGGLRGATDTGTRLVVSVDPDDADAAAEAAHEVPAVEGATVEGDDLVVAVDSDAKMSVLTAIEDAGIAVDDFETEEASLEDLFAAYTDAETDATPAATAGGGSDTDADGDAKADDAEGGADR
- a CDS encoding aldo/keto reductase, with the translated sequence MEYTTLGSTGTSVSEICLGCMSFSESGEGWNVDRETATEIVDRAVELGVNFFDTANVYNAGESESILGDALAEYDRDEQVIATKVRFPGVDDHPNAAGLSRKTIEQELDNSLDRLGVDTVDLYQIHRWDPDTPIETTLRTLDDAVRRGKVRYLGASSMWAYQFAEALHASDRLGLDRFETMQNHYNLVYREEEREMLPLCEERGVGAIPWSPLGRGYLARPDDEFESTERGANDAAERSERIDEHYRAGGGVETNERVQELAAEKGVSMAQISLAWLLHQPAVDAPILGVSSVDHLEDAVEAVEIDLSDSEREYLEEPYEAVGVTGH
- a CDS encoding excinuclease ABC subunit C: MDPDAVRDRAGELPAEPGVYQFLARESRGRAKRGHGTDERRSRESRGSGVADGDGGDPADAESVGADADLAETDSYERVLYVGKAVNLRSRVRSYADPRSERIRRMVAAAESVEVAVTDTETQALLLEANLIKRHRPRYNVRLKDDKSYPLVQLTAHEFPRIEITRDPAPGATVFGPFTDKGRLETVVKAVRETYGLRGCSDHKFENRDRPCLDHDIGLCSGPCVPETDVDGEAYVGDAEAVERFFEGETGALADPIRREMEAAAGDREFERAANCRDRLDAVEAIHGEAGDAVANEGRHEDAERERAVDVLGVAVEGETATVARLHSEDGKLVDRERHTLDAPAGERAGAVLAAFITQFYAERELPDAVLCSDHPDDADLEAWLEREGVALRVPGAGREATLVDLALKNARRRDRRDDEGRALADALGLDSRVERIEGFDVSHAQGRSAVGSDVTVVDGEPAKADYRRKKLTDENDDYANMRSLVRWRADRAVDGRDDRPDPDLLLIDGGEGQLGAARDALAAAGWDVPAIALAKDEELVVTPTGVYDWPDDAGHLHLLQRARDEAHRFAVQYHQTLRDDVSTVLDDIDGVGPETRKRLLRRFGSIENVRSASREELERVDGVGAKTAGTLAERL